The following are from one region of the Pseudomonas lalucatii genome:
- a CDS encoding lipocalin-like domain-containing protein encodes MNARGIGLALAGLLLACDGQSPSPQGFAGLGSGAEAFAQVEPGRPLVFPADHGAHPDYRIEWWYLTANLRDRQGRSWGLQWTLFRNALRPGDSATGWDNRTLWMGHAALTGPDGHRFAETFARGGIGQAGVEATPLHAWIDDWQLRSLAPQQDGLGELQLRARGRDFAYRLRLSSDQGPVLHGRQGYSQKSGQGQASYYYSQPFLRAVGEVELDGQASEVEGLAWLDREWSSQPLAADQLGWDWFSLHLDSGDKLMLFQLRHADGRHYRAGTWIGADGSSQALEERDIRLTPTGFARVAGRRMPIRWTLQVAAKGLAVDTAPLQDDSWMATRFPYWEGPIRFAGSHSGVGYLEMTGY; translated from the coding sequence ATGAACGCTAGAGGCATCGGGCTGGCACTGGCCGGCCTGCTGCTGGCCTGCGACGGCCAGTCGCCGTCGCCCCAGGGTTTCGCCGGGCTCGGCAGTGGCGCCGAGGCCTTCGCCCAAGTCGAGCCGGGCAGGCCCCTGGTGTTTCCGGCCGACCACGGCGCCCACCCGGACTACCGCATCGAGTGGTGGTACCTCACCGCCAACCTCAGGGATCGCCAGGGGCGGTCCTGGGGCTTGCAGTGGACGCTGTTTCGCAACGCCCTGCGCCCCGGCGACAGCGCGACGGGTTGGGACAACCGCACCCTGTGGATGGGCCATGCGGCGCTGACCGGCCCCGACGGCCATCGTTTCGCCGAGACCTTCGCCCGCGGTGGCATCGGCCAGGCCGGAGTCGAGGCGACCCCGTTGCACGCCTGGATCGACGACTGGCAGCTGCGCAGCCTGGCGCCGCAGCAGGACGGCCTGGGCGAATTGCAGCTGCGGGCCAGGGGCCGCGACTTCGCCTATCGCCTGCGCCTGAGCAGCGACCAGGGACCGGTGCTGCACGGCCGCCAGGGCTACAGCCAGAAGTCCGGCCAGGGCCAGGCGTCCTACTACTACAGCCAGCCGTTCCTGCGGGCCGTGGGCGAGGTCGAGCTGGACGGCCAGGCCAGCGAGGTCGAGGGCCTGGCCTGGCTCGACCGCGAATGGAGCAGCCAGCCCCTGGCCGCGGACCAGCTGGGCTGGGACTGGTTTTCCCTGCATCTGGACTCGGGCGACAAGCTGATGCTGTTCCAGCTGCGCCACGCCGACGGCCGGCATTACCGCGCGGGCACCTGGATAGGCGCCGATGGCAGCAGCCAGGCTCTGGAGGAACGCGACATCCGCCTGACCCCGACCGGCTTTGCGCGCGTGGCGGGGCGGCGGATGCCGATCCGCTGGACCCTGCAGGTGGCCGCCAAGGGCCTGGCGGTCGACACCGCTCCGCTGCAGGATGATTCCTGGATGGCCACGCGCTTCCCCTACTGGGAGGGCCCGATCCGCTTCGCCGGCAGCCACTCGGGCGTGGGCTATCTGGAGATGACCGGCTATTGA